DNA sequence from the Streptomyces sp. HUAS 15-9 genome:
CCGGCCGGCATCGACCGCTTCGACCGGGAGCTGGTCGCCCACCACTTCGGCCCCGACGCCGAACTGCCGCGCATCGACGTCGAGCACATCCTGCGGCTCGGCATGGAGACCTACCCCGGCGGCGAGGCCAATCTCTTCAACATGGCCGTGATGGGCCTCAGGCTCGCCCAGCGCGCCAACGGCGTCTCCCAGCTGCACGGGCACGTCAGCCGTGAGATGTTCTCGGGACTGTGGCCGGGATTCGACCCCGACGAGGTGCCGATCACCTCCGTCACCAACGGAGTGCACGCTCCCACCTGGGTCGCCCCGGAGGTGTTCAGCCTCGGCGCCCGCCAGCTCGGTGCCGAGCGCGCCGAGGACGAGCTGTCGGCCGGTGGCGCGGAGCGCTGGGACGTGGTCGCGGACATCCCGGACCAGGAGATCTGGGAGCTGCGGCGCAGTCTGCGCGAGCAGCTGGTCGTGGAGGTACGGGAGCGGCTGCGCGCCTCCTGGCGGCAACGCGGCGCGGGCACGGCCGAGTTGGGCTGGATCGACGGTGTCCTGGACCCCGACGTGCTGACCATCGGGTTCGCCCGCCGGGTCCCGTCGTACAAGCGCCTGACCCTGATGCTGCGCGACCGCGACCGCCTGATGGACCTGCTGCTGCACCCCGAACGCCCGATCCAGATCGTGGTCGCGGGCAAGGCGCACCCCGCGGACGACGGAGGCAAGCGGCTCGTCCAGGAGCTGGTCCGGTTCGCCGACGACCCGCGCGTGCGCCATCGCATCGTCTTCCTCCCGGACTACGGCATGGCGATGGCGCAGAAGCTCTACCCTGGCTGCGACATCTGGCTGAACAACCCCCTGCGCCCACTGGAGGCCTGCGGGACCTCCGGTATGAAGGCGGCCCTGAACGGCTGCCTCAACCTGTCCGTCCTGGACGGCTGGTGGGACGAGTGGTTCCAGCCGGACTTCGGCTGGGCGATCCCGACGGCGGACGGCGCGGGCACGGACCCCGACCACCGCGACGACATCGAGGCCGCCGCCCTCTACGACCTCCTCGAACAGCGGGTGACCCCCCGCTTCTACGAGCGTGGCCAGGCGGGCCTGCCCGACCGCTGGATCGAGATGGTCCGCCAGACGCTGACGCTGCTCGGTCCGAAGGTGCTGGCGGGCCGCATGGTCCGGGAGTACGTCGAGCGGCTCTACGCCCCCGCCGCCCAGGCCGACCGGGCACTGACCGCGGACTCGGCCGGCGAACTGGCCCGCTGGAAGTCCCGGGTGCGCGCTGCGTGGCACGGGGTGACGGTCGACCACGTGGAGACGACGGCCGCCCTGGCCACGGCGGAGCTGGGCACGACGCTGGGTCTGCGCGTGCGCGTGGCCCTCGGCGACCTCGGCCCGGACGACGTCGAGGTGCAGGTGGTCTCCGGCCGCGTCGACTCTCAGGACCGCATCACCGACGCGACGACGGTCCCGCTGAAGCCGGCGGGCGGCGCCGACCTGGAGGGCCGCTGGGTCTACGAGGGCCCCCTGTCCCTCGACCGCACCGGCCCCTACGGCTACACGGTCCGCATCCTCCCCGCTCACCAACTGCTCGCTTCCAGTGTCGAGTTGGGGCTGGTCGCGGTGCCGTCGGAGGAGGTCGTGGAGGGGGCGGGGGTGCTGATGCGCTAGGGACTTCGACCGCGTAGAAAGCCTTCAATGAGGTCTTCGGAAGGCGATGACATGGCCGGGGAAACCGGCGACCGGTACGGCCCTGTCGACGTAGTGGTGATCTTCGATTGGCGCGACGGGCCGCTCGAGGGGATCCTGAGGTGGAGGGGCCGCGCTGCCTGCTGTTACTTCAAGCTGCTCGCGGAGTGCGCGGATTCCTCGGACCTGGACGACAGGCTCTTCTGGATCTGGTCGATCCCGGACGCCGACAGTGCGGTGCTCGTCCGGGAGTTCGGGGACGAGGAGACCGGCCGACTCGTCTGGCCGGTCTCCGGCGGACTCGGCTCGGCCCGGGCGCGCGCGATCGTCGACGGTCTGCTGTCGGGCCGTCCCGGAGCGCCGGACCGGGTCATGCGCACCGCTGACTTCGCAGAGGTCCTCGGCTGGGACGTGGCCCCTGCCACGATGGCGGACGGGTAGTTTCCGGCCAGGCGGGCCGCGGAGATGTGCCACGGGCTCCGCTGAGGGAAATCCTTCGGCGGAGCCCGTGGCATTGCGGAGCCGTCAGGCCGGGAGGACGGTCAGTCCGTCGCGGCGTCGGCGCACAGCCGTCGTAGTACCACCCCGCAGCGGCGGGCGTACGCATGCTGCAGTCCCCGGGTCGCCGCCCCGCCCGCGCGGGCGTACCAGCTCTGGGCCTTGCTGAACGCGGCCACCGTCAGCCACACCGTGCCGTCTCCCGTGCGGTCCACCACGAAGGCCTCCTCGCCGCATTCGGGGTGGCCGGCCAGGGTGCCGTAGGCCCAGCCGGCGCGGCGGGGTTCCTCGACCGTCCAGATGATGCGGCAGGGGGCCTTGATCAGGCCGGCGAGGGTGACCGTGACGTCGACGTCGGGGGCCGCTCGGTCGGCGGTGGCGTCGATGCCGACGCCCATGGCGCGGTGCATCTCCCAGTCGAGCACCGCCGCGGCCGCCCGTTGGAACACCTCCTCGCCCTCGCCGATGCGCGTGCGCACGTGCAGGGGGTGGAAGCCGGGCGGGCAGACGGTGAGGTTCTCGCGGGTCGCGCCTACCGGCTCGTAGGTGAAGGACATGGGTCCCTAGCGTAGGACGGCCCCCGGGGATGCCTTCGTCCCGGGGGCCGTCCTGTCGGCTACGAGGTGACTGTGACTAGCTGACGTTGACCGCGGACCAGGCCGCCGCCACCGCCTTGTACTCGGTGCTGCTGGAGCCGTACAGCGCGGAGGCCGCGCTCAGCGTACCCGTGCGGGCCGACTTGTAGTTGGTCGTCGACGTGAAGTACGTCGTCAGCGCCTTGTACCAGATCTGCAGCGCCTTGGCGCGGCCGATTCCGGTGACGGTGGAGCCGTTGTAGGTCGGCGAGTTGTAGGTGACGCCGTTGATCGTCTTCGAGCCGCTGCCCTCCGACAGCAGGTAGAAGAAGTGGTTCGCGACGCCGGACGAGTAGTGCACGTCCTTGTTGCCGACCGTGGAGGACCAGTAGTCCGCCGAGCCGCCGTCCTTGCTGGGCTTGTCCATGTAGCGCAGCGGCGAGCCGTCGCCGTTGATGTCGATCTTCTCGCCGATGAGGTAGTCGCCGACGTCGGAGGAGTTGTTGGCGTAGAACTCCACACCGGTGCCGAAGATGTCCGAGGTGGCCTCGTTCAGGCCGCCGGACTCGCCCGAGTAGTTCAGGCCCGCGGTGTTCGCGGTGACGCCGTGGCTCATTTCGTGGCCGGCCACGTCCAGCGAGGTCAGCGGGTGGTTGTTGGTCTCGCCGTCGCCGTAGGTCATGCAGAAGCAGTCGTCGTCCCAGAAGGCGTTGACGTACGAGCTGCCGTAGTGGACGCGCGAGTAGGCGCCGACACCGTCGTTCTTGATGCCGCTGCGGCCGAAGGTGTTCTTGTAGAAGTCCCAGGTCTCCTGCGCGCCGTAGGCGGCGTCGGCGGCCGCGGTCTGGTCGGTGGTGGAGCTGGAGGCGCTGCCGGTGCCCCAGACGTTGTCCGAGTCGGTGAACAGCGTGCCGGTGCCGGAGCTGGTGGTGTGCTTCAGGTTGTACGTCTTGTGCCCGCCGCGGGTGGTGTCGTACAGCTGGTACGTCGAGCCCGACAGGTTGGTGTTGAGGCTGACGGTGCCGGAGTACAGCGTCTTGCCGGTGCCGGTGGCGTTCTCGATGCCCTGGTACTCGAAGAGCTTCTTGCCGGTGGCCGCGTCGGTGATGACGTGCAGCCGGTTGGGGGTGCCGTCGTCCTGGAGGCCGCCGACGACGGTCTCGTAGGCGAGGACGGGCTTGCCGGAGCCGGCCCAGATGACCTTGCGCGCGCCGTCGGCGGCGGTCTTGGCCGAGCCGAGGGACTTGGCGGCGGTCAGCGCCTGCTTCTCGGCCTTGGCGGCGGCGATCTGCGGCTTGAGCGACGCCACCTTGATGGCGTCCTTCGCGGCTCTGGTGACGCCCTCGGCCTTGCCCGCCTTCGAGGTGTGGACGACCAGGTCGCCGCCGAGCACCGGGAGGCCCGCGTAGGTGCGCTCGTAGCGGGTGTGGACGGTGCCGTCGACGTCCTTCACGACGTCCTTGACGACCAGCTTCTCCTTGGTGCCGAGGCCTATGCTGCGGGCGGTCTCGGCGGCGTCGGCCTGCGCCTGCTGGACCAGGGTGGTGCGGGCCGCGGCCGACAGCGTGGTCGGGGCGGCGGCCAGGGGCTTGGCGGAGGCGGACCCGTTCGGGGTCTGCGCGGAGGCACTGGTGGTCAGACCGGTGGAGAGCAGGGCTCCGGCCGCGACAGCGGTGGCGATGGCCAGAGTGGTGCGCTTGTGACGCGCGTAGAGGGGGCTCACTCAAGCTCCTTCTCGTGGGGGAGTCCGGGCAGTGTGGGGTTACTGACCGGAGTGGGAAGTGCAGCTGTGCGGCGGGTGAGGGAAGAGTGACATCGAGGACGCGTACATGTCAGGACCTTGAAGTGATGTTGGCCGAAAACCGACTGTCCGGTAAATGTTGCGGCCATGTAAAACGGGCGCCGCCCGGGGGAGTCGAACCTCCCGGACGGCGCCCTGCCGACGAGCCGGTGACGTGCGGTTTACGGGAACGTGAGCTTCCAGCTGTTGATCGTTCCGACGTCCTGTGCCGCCTGGTCCTGGACCTTCAACTTCCAGGTTCCATTGGCCGATTCGGAGGAGGCGTTGACCGTGAAGGTCTGGTTCACGTCGTCCGCCGAGTCCGACGAGCTGAAGTTCTTCAGGCGATACGCGGTGCCCGACGGGCCGACCAGGTCGATCACCAGGTCACCGCGCCAGGTGTGCGAGATGTCGACCGTCACCTGGAGGTTGTTCGGGGCGTTGCCGCTCCGGCCGGAGACGGTGATGTTCGAGGTGACCGCGGGCCCGTTGTCCGGGATCGACACGGGCGTGGTGTTCTCGTACGACGTACCGCCGCCGCCCCCGCCGCCGGACCGCGAGCCGACCGCCACGCCCGCCCAGGCGTCCTGCACCGCCTTGTACTCGGTGCTGGTGGTGCCGTACAGCTCACCCGCCGCCGCGAGGGTGCCGGTGCGGGCGCCCGCGTAGTTGGTGGTGGACGTCCACTTGGTGGTCAGCGCGCGATACCAGATCTGCAGCGCCTTGTCCCGGCCGATGCCGGTCACCGGAAGCCCGTCCGCCGTGGGCGAGTTGTAGGTGACACCGTTGATGACCTTGGCGCCGCTGCCCTCGCTCAGCAGGTAGAAGAAGTGGTTCGCGGGGCCCGACGAGTAGTGCACGTCGATGCCGCCGAGCCCGGAGTACCAGCTGTCCTTGGACGCGCCGTCCTTGCTGGGCTTGTCCATGTAGCGCAGCGGGGTGCCGTCGCCGTTGATGTCGATCTTCTCGCCGACGAGATAGTCGCCGGGGTCGGCGGAGTTGTTGGCGTAGAACTCCACGCCGGCGGCCATGATGTCGGAGGTCGCCTCGTTGAGACCGCCGGACTCGCCGCTGTAGTTGAGGCGGGCGGTGTTGGAGGTGACACCGTGGCTCATCTCGTGACCGGCCACGTCGACGGCGGTCAGCGGGTCGTTGTTGCCGGACCCGTCGCCGTAGGTCATGCAGAAGCAGCTGTCGTCCCAGAACGCGTTGACGTACGAGTTGCCGTAGTGCACCCGGGAGTACGCGCCCACGCCGTTGTTCTTGATGCCGGTGCGGCCGAAGACGGCCTTGTAGTAGTCCCAGGTGAGGGCGGCGCCGTAGTGCGCGTCCGCGCCCGCGGTGGCGGCGTTCGAGTTGGTGCCGTTGCCCCAGGTGTCGTTGGTCTGCGAGAAGAGCGTGCCGGTGCCGGACGTGCCGTGGTTCAGGTTGTACGTCTTGTGGCCGCCGCGCGCCCCGTCGGTGAGGGTGTAGTTCGACCCGGACTGGGTGGTGGTCAGCGTGACCTGGCCGCTGTACCGCGTGTTGCCGACGCCGGTCTCGATGCCCTGGTACTCGTAGAGCTTCTTGCCGGTGGCCGCGTCGGTGATGACGTGCAACTGGTTCGGGGTGCCGTCGTCCTGCAGTCCGCCGACGACGGTCTCGTAGGCGAGGACGGGCTTGCCGGTGGCCGCCCAGATCACCTTGCGGGCGCTGTCGGCGGTCGACCGGGTGCCGCCGAGGGCCTGGGCGCGCTTGACGGCCTGCCGCTCGGCGGCCGCCTTCGTGACGCCCGGAGTGAGGCCGGCGACCTTGATGGTGGCGTTCGTGGCCTTGATGACACGCTGGGTCGCACCCGACTTCGCGGTGTCGACGATCAGGTCGCCGCCGAGGACCGGGAGGCCGGCGTAGGTGCGCTCGTAGCGGGTGTGGAGGGTGCCGTCGGTGTCCTTGACGACGTCACGGGCGACGAGCCGCTCCTGCGACCCGAGGCCTATCGCCTTGGCCGTGTCCGCCTTGGCGGCACCGGCGTCGCGGATCAGTTCGGCGCGCTGCGAGGGGGTGAGCCGGACCGCCGAGTGAGCCGGGTTGCCCTTGGCCGACGGGGCCTGGGACGCCGGTGCGGCGCTGGCCGCGCCGGACTGGACGGCGGCGGCGATCAGCGCGGTGACGCCTGCGAGGGCGACGGCTGCGGTGCGGCGGTGCATGGTGTGGGAGGTGCGTCCGCGAGAGGAACTGCTTCTCAACACTGACTCCTTCTGCATGGCCGCGGGTCGCGCGGCCAGGGGAGATCCGGACGGTGGGTTGGGGCGTCCGGGCAGAACAGGGCGTAACGCGGAACCATGTGCCTGTGCGGGGCCGGCTCGTACGGAGCAGATGTAGCTGTGGGGTTGCTGTGAGTCGGCCGTGGGAAGAGTGGCAGGGGATCAAGCCATCTGTCAGGACCGCGTCAGAAATTTGGCCGGAAATGGTCCGTTGACCGGATGTTCATGTTCGCTATGCGGACCGTTGGCCCGGGGTGCGACCGGCCGGGGGTGCGCCGAGTGTCAGTGCCGTCCGTCATGCTCGGCGCATGCACGAGAACGCCTTCTGGCAGCTGATCGACGACTGCCGCCCCGGCGCCCTCGATCCCGACGCGGAAGAGCTGGCGGCGGCCCTCACGGCCCGCCTGTCCAACGGTCCGGTCGCGTCGGTCGTCGGATTCGCCGAACAGCTGTCGTGGGCGCTGTACCGCCTGGACCGGCGGGAGTTCGGGGAGGGGCTGTCGGGGGACGCCTTCCTGAACACGCGTGCCGCCGTCGTCGCCGACGGCCGCGGCCGGTACGAGGCGGTCCTCCGGGACCCGGCCCGCTTCGAGCCGTACGCCACCGGCCTGGTCTGGGCGGAGCCCTTGCTCCATGTGCCGGACGCGGCGTACGCACACCTCACCGGCGAGCCGTGGGGCCGGGACACCCGCTACTCCCACGAGTCCTTCTCGAACGCCGCCGGATGGGCGAAGGCGAAGCCCTCCTGAGCCCGCTCAGCGCGCGGCGTCCCCGTGCCACGTGCGCCACAGGGCCGCATACGCACCCTCCGCCGCCACCAGGGCTTCGTGGGTGCCGAGTTCGGTGAGGTGGCCGTTCTCCATCACCGCCACGCGGTCGGCGTCGTGGGCGGTGTGCAGGCGGTGGGCGATGGCGATGACCGTGCGGCCCTCCAGTACGGCGGCCAGGGCGCGCTCGGTGTGCCGGGCGGTCGTCGGGTCCAGCAGGGCCGTGGCCTCGTCCAGGATCAGGGTGTGCGGGTCGGCCAGCACCACCCGGGCGAGGGCCAGTTGCTGGGCCTGGGAGCCGTCCGTGGGGCAACCGCCCGTACCGAGGGTGGCGTTGAGGCCGTTCGGCAGCTCGCGTACCCAGTCCTCCGCGCCCACCGCCGCAAGCGCCGTCCACAACTCCTCGTCCGTGGCCGACGGTTCGGCGATCAGCAGGTTGTCGCGGACCGTGCCGAGGAAGACATGGTGCTCCTGGGTGACCAGTACCACCTGACGGCGCAGCCGTTCCGGCTCCAGCGAGGCGATCGGCACCCCGCCCACCGTCACCGTGCCCGCGCCCGGCGCGTCGACGCCCGCGAGCAGCCGGCTCAGGGTCGTCTTGCCCGCGCCGGAGGGGCCCACCACGGCCAGCCGTTCCCCGGGCCGCACCGTCAGATCGACCCCGCGCAGCACCTCGCCGCCGCGCTCATAGGCGTACCGCACCCCGCACACGTCGATCCGGTCGTCCGCGGGAGTCGGGGAGCCGGCGTCCTCCGCCGCCCGCGGGGCTCGCGCCAGCCCCTCCACCCGGGCGAACGAGGCCCCGCTGTTCTGGAGTTGCTCCACCCGCATCAGGATCTGGTCCAGCGGCTCGGTGAACTGCCGCAGATACAGCGCGGCCGCCACCACCGCACCCAGCCCCACCCGCCCGTGTGCGTGCAGCACCCCGCCGATCAGCAGCACCCCGGCCACCGGCACCGTGTACGACACCTCGACCGCGGGGAAGAACACGCTCCGCAGATACAGCGTGTACAGCCGGGTCCTGCGGGACGTCTCCAGCGCGTCCCGGCTCGCCGCGGTCCGCCGCTCCCCGAGCCGGAACGCCTCCACCGTACGGGCCCCGGACGCGGTCGCCGCGAGGATCTCCGCGACCTGCGAGGTGGCCGCGCCCTCGGCCAGATACCCGTCCCGGGCCCGGCGCAGATACCAGCGCAGCGCGAACCAGATCGGCGTCAGCCCGAACACCCCGACGAGCCCGAGCAGCGGGTCGAGCGCGAACACCGCGCCCAGCACGAACAGCGCCTGCACCGAGCAGACCAGCAGCTCGGGCCCGGTGTCCCGCAGCGTGGCGCCCACCGTGCCCACGTCGGCGGTGCCGCGCGCGGTCAGATCACCGGCGCCGGCCCGCTCCACCACCGACGCCGGCAGCGCCAGCGCCCGGTCGACGAACTCCTCACGGACCCGGGCCAGGATCCGCTCCCCGAAGCGGTGCCCCACGTACCGGGCCCAGCGGGCCAGCAGCAGTTGCGCCAGCGCACACGCCAGGATCCACAGCGCCAGCCGGTCCACGGCCCCGGTCCCGTGCCCGGCCCGCACCTCGTCCACGATCCGCCCCAGCAGCCACGGCCCGGCCAGACCGGACCCGGCGGCCAGCGCGTTCAGCGCCAGTACGGCGGCGAAGGACCCTCGGTCGGCCTTCACCAGCCGGACGGCCGCCCGTCGTACCTCGGCCCGTTCGGCGACGGGCAGTTGACCCGCGGCAGGCTGCGTCACCGTACGACCTCCTCCGTGTCCCGTGCCACCAGTGCCCGGTACCCGGGCTCGTACTCCAGCAGCCCGCGGTGCGTACCGCTCGCCGCGACCTTGCCGTCGACCAGGTAGTGGACGGTGTCCGCCCGGTCCAGGACCAGCGGGGAGGTGGTGGTCACCACGGTCGTACGGCCCGCACGGGCGGTGTGCAGCCGGTGCGCGACCGTGGACTCCGTGTGGGCGTCCAGGGCCGAGGTGGGTTCCACGGCGAGCAGCACCTCCGGGTCGGCCAGCAGCGCCCGCACCAGCCGCACCCGCTGCCGCTGGCCCCCGGAGAGGCTGCGGCCCTGGGCGGTCACGGCCGAGTCCAGGCCGTCCGGCAGGCCCTGCACGACGTCGTCGGCGGCCGCCGCGTGCACCGCCCGCCCGACGGTGGCGTCGTCGTGGTCCCGGTGCCCGCTCACCACCTCCCGCAGCGGACCCGCGAACAGGTCGGCCTCGTTGTCGGCGACCAGGATCCGCGCCCGCACCTCGGCCAGCTCAATGGCGTCGAGCCGTATGTCTCCCCAGGTGGCGGCCGACGGCGCGTACCGGCCGAGGCGGTCGATCACCGCGGCGGTGTCCGCGGGGCGGGCGCCGACCAGGGCGGTGAGCCGTCCCGGCAGCACCCGCACCCCCGACTCGGGGTCGTACAGCGCGGACGGTTCCGCGGGCGCGGACAGCGTGCCGTCGTCCGGCTCCGGCTCCAGCCGCAGCAGCCGTACGACCCGGCGCGCGGCCACCACGCCACGGCTGAGCTGGTAGCCCATCTCCAGGAAGAACGCCACCGGCCCGACCAGCACGGCCACATAGCCGTACACCGACACCAACTCGCCGATGGTGAGCTGCCCCTGGGCGGCCAGCCGGGCCGCCAGCCAGGTCACCACCGCAAGGAACAGCGTCGGCAGCCCGACCCCGAGTGCCTGCACCCAGCTGGCCACCGCGCCGACCCGGTAGCCCTGCTCCCGCAGCCGCTGCGAGTCCCGTCGGAAGGTGTCCGCGAACAGGCCCTTCCCGCCGAGGCCGTTGAGGACGCGAAGCCCGCCCGCGAGGTCGCCGATGCGCGCGGTCAGCACACCCTGCCGCTCCCGGTACTCGGCCTCCGCCCCCTGCAACCGCACCGTCAGCGGCCCGGCGACCAGCACGATCACCGGTACCCCGAGCAGCACCACCGCGGCCAGCGGCGCCGAGATCGACAGCAGCACCCCGGCCACCACCGCGTAGACGACCACGGCGCCCACCCCGGGCCCGACGACGGTCAGGGACTGCGTGATGGTCTGCACGTCGCCGACGCCGATCGTGACGACCTCCCCGGCCCCGGCCCGCCGCGGCAGCGCGGCACCCAGCCGCACGGCCTGCCCGACGACCACCTTGACCGTGCGGAAGTTGGCGTCCATCCGTACCCGTGTCATCGTGCGGTGCCGCATGATGCTCACCCATGAGTTGACGGCCCCGACCAGGAACAGCAACAGCGTCCACCAGGCCAGCCGGCCCAGCTCCCCCGGCACCAGACCGTCGTCGACGGCCCGGGACATCAGATAGGGCGCCATCGCCATCAGCACCATCCAGACGCTGGCCAGCAGCGCCCCGCACAGCGACCGGCCCGGCTGCCGCAGCACCAGCCACCACAGGAAGCGCCAGCCGCCACGGCAGTCGGGCGTCCCTGGATCCTCGTACGCGTCGATCATCCTCAGCCCCCGTTTCCGCCCACTACGCCAGACTGTCCCGCCAGGCCCGGTGCAGATCGGCGAACCGGCCCGTGCCGACGATCAGTTCGTCCGGCGGGCCGTCCTCGACGATCCGTCCGTGCTCCATCACCAGTACCCGGTCGGCGATCGCCACGGTCGACAGCCGGTGTGCGATCACCACGGCCGTACGGCCCCGCAGCACCGTCGACATCGCGCGCTGCACCGCCCGCTCGCCGGGGACGTCCAGCGAACTGGTCGCCTCGTCGAGGATCAGCACCGCCGGGTCGGCGAGCAAGGCCCTTGCGAAGGCCACCAGTTGGCGCTGCCCCGCGGAGATGCGGCCGCCGCGCTTGCGTACGTCCGTGTCGTACCCGTCGGGCAGCGCGCTGATGAACTCGTGCGCGCCGATCGCCTTGGCCGCCCGCTCGATCTCCGCACGGCTCGCGTCCGGCCGCCCGATCGCGATGTTCTCGGCGACCGTGCCGGAGAACAGGAATGCCTCCTGGGTCACCATGACCACCCCGCGCCGCAGTTCGCGCACGGCCAGCTCGCGCAGGTCGACTCCGTCCAGCAGGACCCGGCCGTCGGACGGGTCGTAGAAGCGGGCGAGCAGCTTGGCCAGCGTCGACTTGCCCGCGCCGGTCGAGCCGACGACCGCGACCGTCTGCCCGGCCGGCAGCGTGAGATCGAAGCGGGGGAGCACCTCGCCGCCGGTGCGGTAGGCGAACCGCACGCCGTCGAAGACGACCTCGCGGCCGGGGTGGTCCGCCGACTCGAGCGCCGGGAGCTCCTTGGGTGCCGAGGGTTCCGGCACGGACGGGGTCTGGGCGAGCAGCCCGGCGATCTTCTCCAGGGAGGCGGCCGCCGACTGGTACGAGTTGAGGAACATGCCCAGCCGGTCGATCGGGTCGTACAGCCGCCGCAGATACAGCACCGCGGCCGCGAGCACACCGAGTTCCAGCGAGCCGGACGCCACCCGGTGGGCGCCCCACAGCACGATCACCGCGACCGCCGTGTTGGCGACCAGCCGGGAGCCGACCACATAGCGGGCCATCTCCAGCAGGGCGTCGCCGTTGGTGCGTTCGTGGCGCCGGTTCAGGACGCGGAAGTCGGCGTCGTTCGCGGCCTCCCGGCGGAAGGTGCGCACCGGCCGGATGCCGTTCATCGTCTCCACGAACTTCACGATCACGGCCGCGATCGCCGTGGACCGCGCGGTGAACACCCGTCCCGCGCGCCGCTGGTACAGCCGTACGAGGAGATAGAGCGGCACGAACGAGACCACGGCGACCGCGCCCAGGCCGAGGTCGAGCCAGAGCAGCATCGCCGAGATGTAGACGAACGACAGGACGACCGTGACCAGTTCCTGGAGCCCCTCGCTGAGCAGCTCGCGCAGCGACTCGACATCCGTGGTGGAGCGGGAGATGA
Encoded proteins:
- a CDS encoding M4 family metallopeptidase is translated as MRSSSSRGRTSHTMHRRTAAVALAGVTALIAAAVQSGAASAAPASQAPSAKGNPAHSAVRLTPSQRAELIRDAGAAKADTAKAIGLGSQERLVARDVVKDTDGTLHTRYERTYAGLPVLGGDLIVDTAKSGATQRVIKATNATIKVAGLTPGVTKAAAERQAVKRAQALGGTRSTADSARKVIWAATGKPVLAYETVVGGLQDDGTPNQLHVITDAATGKKLYEYQGIETGVGNTRYSGQVTLTTTQSGSNYTLTDGARGGHKTYNLNHGTSGTGTLFSQTNDTWGNGTNSNAATAGADAHYGAALTWDYYKAVFGRTGIKNNGVGAYSRVHYGNSYVNAFWDDSCFCMTYGDGSGNNDPLTAVDVAGHEMSHGVTSNTARLNYSGESGGLNEATSDIMAAGVEFYANNSADPGDYLVGEKIDINGDGTPLRYMDKPSKDGASKDSWYSGLGGIDVHYSSGPANHFFYLLSEGSGAKVINGVTYNSPTADGLPVTGIGRDKALQIWYRALTTKWTSTTNYAGARTGTLAAAGELYGTTSTEYKAVQDAWAGVAVGSRSGGGGGGGTSYENTTPVSIPDNGPAVTSNITVSGRSGNAPNNLQVTVDISHTWRGDLVIDLVGPSGTAYRLKNFSSSDSADDVNQTFTVNASSESANGTWKLKVQDQAAQDVGTINSWKLTFP
- a CDS encoding ABC transporter ATP-binding protein, whose translation is MTQPAAGQLPVAERAEVRRAAVRLVKADRGSFAAVLALNALAAGSGLAGPWLLGRIVDEVRAGHGTGAVDRLALWILACALAQLLLARWARYVGHRFGERILARVREEFVDRALALPASVVERAGAGDLTARGTADVGTVGATLRDTGPELLVCSVQALFVLGAVFALDPLLGLVGVFGLTPIWFALRWYLRRARDGYLAEGAATSQVAEILAATASGARTVEAFRLGERRTAASRDALETSRRTRLYTLYLRSVFFPAVEVSYTVPVAGVLLIGGVLHAHGRVGLGAVVAAALYLRQFTEPLDQILMRVEQLQNSGASFARVEGLARAPRAAEDAGSPTPADDRIDVCGVRYAYERGGEVLRGVDLTVRPGERLAVVGPSGAGKTTLSRLLAGVDAPGAGTVTVGGVPIASLEPERLRRQVVLVTQEHHVFLGTVRDNLLIAEPSATDEELWTALAAVGAEDWVRELPNGLNATLGTGGCPTDGSQAQQLALARVVLADPHTLILDEATALLDPTTARHTERALAAVLEGRTVIAIAHRLHTAHDADRVAVMENGHLTELGTHEALVAAEGAYAALWRTWHGDAAR
- a CDS encoding M4 family metallopeptidase, whose protein sequence is MSPLYARHKRTTLAIATAVAAGALLSTGLTTSASAQTPNGSASAKPLAAAPTTLSAAARTTLVQQAQADAAETARSIGLGTKEKLVVKDVVKDVDGTVHTRYERTYAGLPVLGGDLVVHTSKAGKAEGVTRAAKDAIKVASLKPQIAAAKAEKQALTAAKSLGSAKTAADGARKVIWAGSGKPVLAYETVVGGLQDDGTPNRLHVITDAATGKKLFEYQGIENATGTGKTLYSGTVSLNTNLSGSTYQLYDTTRGGHKTYNLKHTTSSGTGTLFTDSDNVWGTGSASSSTTDQTAAADAAYGAQETWDFYKNTFGRSGIKNDGVGAYSRVHYGSSYVNAFWDDDCFCMTYGDGETNNHPLTSLDVAGHEMSHGVTANTAGLNYSGESGGLNEATSDIFGTGVEFYANNSSDVGDYLIGEKIDINGDGSPLRYMDKPSKDGGSADYWSSTVGNKDVHYSSGVANHFFYLLSEGSGSKTINGVTYNSPTYNGSTVTGIGRAKALQIWYKALTTYFTSTTNYKSARTGTLSAASALYGSSSTEYKAVAAAWSAVNVS
- a CDS encoding glycosyltransferase family 1 protein, with product MKAIRRFTVRPVLPEPLRPLSDLARNLRWSWHTETRELFQSVDPERWAASEGDPVRLLGSVRPGRLAELAEDRRFLRRLTAAADDLTDYVTGDRWYQTQSAELPAAIAYFSPEFGITAALPQYSGGLGILAGDHLKAASDLGVPLIGVGLLYRHGYFRQSLSRDGWQQEHYPVLDPNELPVALLKEPDGTPAQVSLALPGGRQLHARIWLAQVGRVPLLMLDSDVEENDLGERGVTDRLYGGGSEHRLLQEMLLGIGGVRAVRTYCRLTGHPEPEVFHTNEGHAGFLGLERIAELCDQGLDFDAGLEAVRAGTVFTTHTPVPAGIDRFDRELVAHHFGPDAELPRIDVEHILRLGMETYPGGEANLFNMAVMGLRLAQRANGVSQLHGHVSREMFSGLWPGFDPDEVPITSVTNGVHAPTWVAPEVFSLGARQLGAERAEDELSAGGAERWDVVADIPDQEIWELRRSLREQLVVEVRERLRASWRQRGAGTAELGWIDGVLDPDVLTIGFARRVPSYKRLTLMLRDRDRLMDLLLHPERPIQIVVAGKAHPADDGGKRLVQELVRFADDPRVRHRIVFLPDYGMAMAQKLYPGCDIWLNNPLRPLEACGTSGMKAALNGCLNLSVLDGWWDEWFQPDFGWAIPTADGAGTDPDHRDDIEAAALYDLLEQRVTPRFYERGQAGLPDRWIEMVRQTLTLLGPKVLAGRMVREYVERLYAPAAQADRALTADSAGELARWKSRVRAAWHGVTVDHVETTAALATAELGTTLGLRVRVALGDLGPDDVEVQVVSGRVDSQDRITDATTVPLKPAGGADLEGRWVYEGPLSLDRTGPYGYTVRILPAHQLLASSVELGLVAVPSEEVVEGAGVLMR
- a CDS encoding DUF1990 domain-containing protein, with product MSFTYEPVGATRENLTVCPPGFHPLHVRTRIGEGEEVFQRAAAAVLDWEMHRAMGVGIDATADRAAPDVDVTVTLAGLIKAPCRIIWTVEEPRRAGWAYGTLAGHPECGEEAFVVDRTGDGTVWLTVAAFSKAQSWYARAGGAATRGLQHAYARRCGVVLRRLCADAATD
- a CDS encoding DUF4240 domain-containing protein; the encoded protein is MHENAFWQLIDDCRPGALDPDAEELAAALTARLSNGPVASVVGFAEQLSWALYRLDRREFGEGLSGDAFLNTRAAVVADGRGRYEAVLRDPARFEPYATGLVWAEPLLHVPDAAYAHLTGEPWGRDTRYSHESFSNAAGWAKAKPS